The Dasypus novemcinctus isolate mDasNov1 chromosome 2, mDasNov1.1.hap2, whole genome shotgun sequence genome contains the following window.
cgcccagcgcgaaggagggagcagcctgcccaggaatggcgccgcccacacttcccgtgccgctgacgacaacagaagcggacaaagaaacaagacgcagcaaatagacacagaaaacagacaacagggggaggggaggggaattaaataaaaataaatcttaaaaaaaaaaaaaaaaaaaaaaagaagttgaagaAAATAGAGAATGGGTTAATATGCATGAACCTCATCTCAAAGAGAGAAAAGTTACAAATCCTACAAGGTTATTTTTATGTCTAAAAAAAGTGGGAGAATAAAACcacttagcatatttttaaaaatggtaaaacatATGATAAAATACCTCTGTAGTATTTTAGAGAGTACTTTGAAAACTCCCCCTTTTTTGTTAAAAGCAAAAAGTGCTACCACTAGGAGATGGCTGCATACGTATTTATTACAAAGCACTATACCTTAAGTGTTTAGTTTTAATTTAATCCTGTTACATATAAAGGAAAACAGGGCACACAAATGGCAATCTGCCAACaaaacagggaaaaataaaagtcttttaaagaggaaaaccgatcttataattttaatttcaaagaacATAGAAAAAATCTTCACCTTTGTACAGATACCAAAACCATAATCATCAGATTAatggaagaaacaaaataaatttgcTTTCTCCTGATCTTTTAACAAAATGAAATGTATTGGAGGAAAATGCTGTGACAAAAGAATATAGACTGAAGATGACCAATCTGCTTCAAGTGATTAAAGGGAAAACCTTTATTGATCAAGCCAGGCTgaagagatcttttttttttcctttagaaggCAAATCTGTATTTTATAATCTAAACCATAAAAAGTTAAATACTTAACCCTGCTCTAAACTTTAAATTCATGCCACTCACTATAAGAAAGTTGGGTAAGAAGAGTAAGATTGAAGCAGTAAAAATGCATAATAGTTACAACAATGCAATGAAGCTTCAACCTGGCCCCTTGACAAGGCTGGTGCCACATCTTTATATATGGAAGAGAGCATAACCTAATTTTCTTCATATGCAATTACCTATTGTACACCACTGtaattatatataaaacacttgTTTGAGTCtgagaaattaaagaaaggacataaataaatcctaataagtatataaaatatcAAAGCTAAGAGTGGACAGGCAATCATGACGGATGAGAGAGCTATACTAGAGAAGCTTAAATACACAATAGgagattttactttaaaatgtaatCATTATAGATTACTTAGGACGTTTCATacatttttttgcttttgcttttgataGCTCCAATTTAATTTTGTATACATCCCTTATTATCCATCAcaggatatatattttaactTACTGGCAATATCTGTCAATTTGGGAATGAAGTTCAGGaagaagattttcttttcttttgaatgtgCTTTCCATCTAATCATTTTACTACCTCCTTTTACCTTCTAAActggttttcttcttttactATTTAAGGAAAGGTCATCATTAAAAATGGCTTCAGTGGTATTCAACTTACTgtcttttaaggaaaaaaatataccaattaatgattttaatttatggaaaaaagcaataaatcaggggttactttttaaatgttggacagaattttttagaaAGGTCAATCAAATATATTCTTCAAAATATTGCCTAATCCAGAAATAAGACTAAGAAACAATATGGTTTACTGTAGGTTTGCAGTAAGTGTTTGCTGACTAACTGCCAACGGACTTAGGAGAGTAACTTCCTAAGAAAATCAAGAACAGTCTTGTTCCACTGGTAAGAAGAATTACGATATTTAGAAATACATATTTGTTCCTAAAAGCAAGTAAGAGTGAAAAAACTTTCTTAGCCCAGTGAGAATGGCATTGCTCAGGGGGACATGATATCTCTGAAATCATCTAACAATGAGCCATATCCCTCTTTAAAATCTACAAAGTAAACAAACCAATTTTCCCTTCCGGGTAGTTCTGAAAGGCTGGCAGGTAGAAAAGCTCATTAGCAGAAACTGGACAACTTGTGCTCATTATCCTCCCTAGAAAACGCCCCTCTGAAATTTCTTTGGACGTAACTAAACCAACAAAAATTTGAgatactaaaaatttaaaaattattcacttttctcttttgaaatttaaGAACAAATTAGCTAGTGAAGCTTTGTGCATCTATATACTTCAGTCAGTGCTGTCACTACCTGGGTAAATTACAGCAAAGTCACTTAACCTATCTAGGTCTCAATTTCCTCACTGTTAAAATGCAGGCAACCAGATTTTACTTCTAGATTTTACTTCTTTGGTTTTATTCTTCATGTTCAGGCTAACTTACATGCTGCCTTTTCTCTGAAACTTTGATCATTTCAGCTTAAAGTGAATCCTCCCTCCTATATTACTATTAATAAATTTCTATCTGTTTTAATATTATACTATTTACATGAGAGGTCCAAATGGCCAAGGCTGTCCATTACAGGGCCTTAGCTGAGTAATGATCTAATAAACCTTCAACATATCTTGAATGAAGGAGTTACCGGAGGAATTGTTGAACAGCTTACAACACTGCCTGCAGAAGTAACACTCAGAGTTCTTGTTCTATATTGATTAACAATATCTCccatattttcttcatctctaaaataaaaaaaaaacaataatttaatctttttataaTGTAATTGTGTTTAATTATGACTTTTCTTAATGACAGTGAAACTTAAAGACAGACCACCTCAGAAAGATCATTATATTTATGTCTCTTTCCCActtattctctcttcttctttaaCTGAACTATACAAATAATGCTTTTCACAACTTAAATCTGAGACACTTTCTTGCCACCTTCCCAAACAGCAGCAGGTATGAGAAGAGAGTACTCTATATAGTTTACCCTGCTCAGGCAGAAAAACTGTAGCTGTAGAAACTCAGAGTTTTAATATACACAATGTATGAGAAACTCAgacaatatattaattttattcagattttttagCAACAtgttattttgtttctattttcaatGATAAAATGTTTGCCCAGCATGTGTTCAGAGAATGAGAACAAACTATTCCCACCCTGACCTTAGAAGACTGTAACTGAACTACTACTGACcttgaattttttcttcttaaaagtcAACCTGTTTATTATTCAAATGATAGTAACCTGAGACTCAAAATACAGAGCTATATGAAAAGAGAAACCAATTCTTGTGCTTTGCTTCATAACAAAAGTATAAACATAAAAGTGCCCTAGGATGTAAGCAAGTAAAACAAACGAATATTGAAAAATGTCTAATAAATATATTGTTGATCTAATTTTGTCCTGTTTCTATTTTGAAGTAAATACATCCATACACTTCATTAAATGAAAGTGTTCGGTTCTGGATATGCTatctcaaattaaaaattaaattttatgttaATCTACGTTAAGCCTGATTCATTAATATTTGCAAGAAAAACacaattcttaaaagaaaacaacatagtGTCATtacgaatttttttttttttttcaggaggtaccagggaagaacccaggacctcatacatgggaaacaggccctCAATGGCTGAACTACATCTgatccccaatgagagttggtttttctgtttgtttgctttttaggaggttccagggatcaaacctgggatcttgtacatgggaagcaggtactcaaccacttgagttatatctgctccccgtaattttaaaagtacatgaACAGATATGGAAAGAAGGTTCAAAGTATACAAGAGAAAATCATTTTAAGTAGATATTTTATGTACAAGCACATTTACTACATGTTTATTGGCCAATAAAGAAACCAAACATGTATTATAAGTGTGCATTATGAAAATAGATTAAGAAGTCATCTACTTAAACCTTGGTAATTTATCAAGAGATCTGTAAGAATTCTTCGAAAGTCCATCCATTTGTGTTTTGCAGCAGAACTGCTTAAAATTTAATCAACAAAGAAGATGgagctcaaccagttgggtgcccacccaCCATGAGAGGccccagtgcctactaaagatgagcagacactgcaccCTACTGCAACGAGCAGACACTTAAACAAGTAGATGCCATAAGCCAACAGATGCTGTGGCTCAGGCTATAGGGCAATCGCCTCCCAcagagaaggtcctgggtttggttcccagtgcctcccggaGAAAGCAAGCAACCAATGAGCAGTCAGACTAGAGAACCATctagggggaggggggataaataaaaaaataaataataaatcttaaaaaaaaatttaatcaacAGGCTGCCAAGAATCAGTACAATTGTACAAGAGGATAATTTGAGTTTTAACAAGAAGGTTATTCTGCTTTCATTTTATGCAATGGTGGCAGAATACATGCTGTCAGCTGTCCTATCATTTAAAGAAACACTAATTTAGCAGAACCAAAGATAGTACTGGTCTAAAGATTAAAGTCAAAAGTCAATCAATGGAAATCTATACCTGAAAGGCCTGAATTCTTTGTTTAATGCTGACAAGGCAATCAGACGAGGGCGTTCACCTTCATACTCCTCACAGCCAGCAGGGATTTCTCCTTGACTTGTCTGACCGTCTTGCTTAATGTCATCTTCAGGTCTGTTTTCCTCCTCAGAAAACTCAGTTTCAGAACTGTTTTCAACAacctgcctttttatttcttctaaagcttcagtgaattcagtcatTTCAAAATTGTGTGTATCAGCTCTTTCCTCTGACAGATCATCTTCTTTTATTTGCTCAAGATCTCCAGATGATCTGTAATAGCAGCCATCTGATTCACCCAGGGAGTCTTGTTCACTTTCAATTTCTGATCTACAAACCTTTGCTTTTCCTGACACTTCTTCATcagaaaatgagaattcagatctttcttcattatttttatcatcCGGACCTAGTGGATGAAGCAATTCATCATCTGCCTGCATTTCCTTTGTGTAGCCACTGGCTGagacctctacatcaagagagtCCGTTCtcctaggtaaaaaaaaaaagtcaagcaacgaaaaaaaaaaaggataaatataatTTAACTATTACTCTGATAAACTAGGACtcttaaaagaatttaagagtttatatattttaaagatttttgccaaaaatatatttaaattatctaAGTATACAAATGTAAAGGACCTATGTTGCtgtcattttaataaaatatctatGAAAAGCAACAGATATTAAAAGAAAGGTTATAGAAATTTCAGGTGATATTTACTGACTTAACTCTTTCAAAGAAGGCTAAAGGTTTTTCTCCTTTAACTTACATAAATCATCCTAAATCAGAAAACAGTATCTTAAGTAAATgtatacagatgagaaaactaggcTTTGAGAATGTGCATAACAATTATGTTCCATCAATCAGTGTAGGCTTCTGTTctgaataaaggaaaaatataaattataatacacATTTGGTTTGATATCTTATAAATTGGTTCCAATATTGAATAAAAGTTCTCAAATTATAAGAAACTAGACATGTTCCTCTTCAAAATTCAGTAACAATGCCTAATGGACCAAAGGCAGGCATTTTCCATTTATGAACTAGACAGCAATGATACTCAACAATGATTACAATGCATCACAGGTCATTATTTGCAAAGTTTTTACATGAAAGTGCTAACTTCTAGAACTAAATAAATCAGATATTGTGAGTCCTATCAATTATAAGCATTAAGCAATGCAGAGTACAAACCTGATATCACTAAACGTTGGATAAAGTTCACTTTCATAGCTGAAACGTTTCATGAAGAAATCTCTAATGCATTTAACATCTCTGTCAAAATACCTGCAAAACCaagaattatttttcatatagCTCCTGTTGCTTATCGGTGAATGACATGCTCTTATAATTTGTTTTGATACTATCACTCCTTATATGAAGAgaggtgaaaggaaaaaaaaagatacacatcTGTATCTGTTGCCAGTGTGTTTGAAAAACTATAATCACAGGAAATCACCAGAAATATAAATTGCCGAGGCCACATAGTTGCTATGGTTAGGAAACTACAGGTTTCCCATGAACAGATATACTAAGAACATGAACCTCAGGAAAGAAACCATGGGCTTGCATTTTGGGGGCAGGTTTCCACCTATCCTCTTTATGCCCAGATTGTGTGGCTATGCTTTCCATTAGCAACACTGCTAGAATACCTGGACAACtgagaaagatgaaaataaacaGATTAGTGACTCATAAAGAAAAGTTTGGAAACTATGTTATGCTTATGTGCCTTTATTATCCATTAGATGCTATACAATAACACGGAAAGAGCTAATAGTGAGGCTTATAAATAATGATCCAAAGACATGTTAATCCCGACGAAGAATAGAGGGATCTATGACACGCAGGCTGCTTTTTCGGACAGCATAAAGCAGGAAGAACAGATCAATTCTCTAAAAGATTCCCAGATAAGGGAATATTAAGGTCAGGGCGACAAGGAATTAAATACTACTTTGAATTTTAACTAAATTGTAAatctcttattatctttttatatgctgtCATACCTCATCTATTAGGCAATAACTTCTTCAAAAGCACAGATAAGTCTCAGAGTTTAACACAACTCTTTTGCCCCAATATTTATCCAGAAAATCTCAAATGGAATCCCGTACTGCACAGGACAATTGTAACCTAATCTTGCAATGATTAATGTCATAATATATTATCATTCCTTTCTCTAACTCTGGTGGTTCCCAGATGTTCCTTTATTGTGTTACTACATTACTACAGATTAATATACTGACAAGTCAACATCGAAAGATGTACTAATCACTCAAATACCAGGCTTTAATCTATTAGGATTGTTTTTTTGggaaatagttttaaaatgacatttttttcctctagCATAAGTATAGACATTTTCTAATGGAAACCAGTAGAAAGACAAGATTCATGTAACACAAAATGATTTAATGGCAAACTctgaaaaatgaatatactttatTATATGATACCAGTTGTTACTTCAAGAAAAAGAAGCTTCCCATATTATAAATTAGAATTAGAGAAAAGACATTTACCCCAAATTCAATTACACTAAACTGCATTATGGAATACAAGCAAATAAAGGAGGCCATATTTAGCAACTTGGCTGGTTGGAGTGGGTAAGCAATATGAAGAATGTGATTCTGCCCTGTGTCAAGGAAAGGTTTTATGTGAATAATTttccaataaaataaaagccagaaaTGACATGGGAAATATCAATAGTCTGGCAACTGAGTCCAATTCAAAACCCTGACTTTCATTAAAGTCAGTAAGATCATCAGGTACTGTTTGCTGAAGTCCTCTGGTGGCAACTGTGGAATAGAGAGGAAAGCAGAAAAAAGCAAAGACCACAGTGTCCCAGGCTCCCTCTCCTGTGTCCCTATTTATTCTGAGCAGACTTCTGTCTGTTTTACAAATGGGAATTCCATCTAAAAGTTTATCGGAACAAAGGGTTCCATGGCTGTTGAATTCAAAGTCTGTTGAATTAtaatagaattaaaaattttttgatgtcaAATCTtcagtgaggttttttttttaaagttatttatttttaaaattaatttctctcccttttccctcctgccagttgtatgctctctgtccattctctgtgtgctgtgtgtgcagtgccactcctgggcaggttgtacttttttggcacagggtggctttccttgtggggcgcactccttgcacatgtggttcccctatgcaggggacacccctgtgtggcagggcactccttgcgtgcatcagtactgtgcatgggccagctcaccacatgggtcaggaggccctgggtttgaaccctggacctcccatgtggtaggcagacgtcctatcagttgagccaaatctgcttcccttcagtGAGGTTTTAAAAGCGGGCAAATTCTACAGATTTCTAATACATAGCATAAGCTTAacacacagattttaaaaattggattaaagtgtatttatttccctttaaaaTACTGAGGAAAAGAAAGTCTCTTAACGGGAAAATTCTACTTGGatattctctaattaaaaaacaaatttttacaCTCCATTAATATTAGCCTCTTTAAAACTGGTTATTGACCCAAATGACAGCAttacaaaactgaaaaattttttataaatagaAAACTACTCtaacacatacaaacacactCATATCCAGAACTACTAATTTCAGGACATACCATTCAGCATTGGGATGAGAAGTTGACACCATTTGTGGAAAATCAATCATGGTGATGTGATCATCTTTATCCAAAATGAGATTGAATTCATTGAAATCTCCATGAATCAGCCCATGATTTGCAAGTTTGACAATTAATTCCATAGCTTCATTATAGAGTAATGCAGGATCTTCAACATGGTGTATCTGACATCTAAAAGTATTTTAAGTATGAAAATAAGTTATTTGTACCTATTTATGATTTTAAAgaaagtatgtatgtatgtgtgtgtacatgacAATACAAACTGcaggaaaatattaagaaaacaacaaaTTCCTGTTATTCTATCATCTAAAAAGGAGAAGTTCAAATATGATGCTGAAAAATATTATAAGTAAGACTTTTTTAAAAGGAGGCAAAGACTGGGATTGTCAACACAGTTGTCTCGAAAACTTCTTGGAAGGAAACAGAGCCTATCTAAAACACAATCCATAACCTGCCCACCCCTACCCCTTCCCCGTCAACAATTCACATACTGAAATTCCACTATGCAGGATATACCAGATATTACATGATATGCATTGTGTAAATATTTGCCTGGTTTATCTACATGAATTTACTTGCTTGTAATTCCTTCAAAAGTATCACACTATGGGAAATTAAGTATGGATTTTTTTggtcaaagaagttttaaatttcttaaaagaaaagagttaTCAAAATAAGAACATCAGTGTTGAATCTTCAGTACAAACTTAAAAGATCATGCACCATCTGTATTCCTAAAGACAAATCCTTCACAATGGCACCACCTACCATCTTCTCTCACCTACCCAAGAACATGGCACCATTTTCATTACCTCTCTCCCCAGCAGTTTTCTCCTCATTCCCATCAGCATATAGACATGATATAGACATTATCTCCTCCTTTATTTGATCTTCTGCAGTCAAACCCCTCTACATATGCTTTCGcctatttctttcctcctatttTCTAATGAATCCATTTCAAATAGGCTTTCATCTACCTCACTCCAATGAAATAAATCTTGTCAAGGCTAACTAATGAATTCCATGTCGCTAAATCCAATGGGCAATGCTAGATCTTCATGCTATTTTGAGTTGACCTCTTCCCCCTTCTTGAAATACTTCCTTCACTTGACTCCTAtaccagtttgatattatttatgaattccaaaaagatatttgaagaaaaaaaagaagaaaaagaaaaaggtattggattatgtttgtaaatgggactgttcctctggttgtgataaccctttgattgtattagattcagctgagatgtctttgattaaattatgttaagaataGGGCTTTGactcaaccatgtcattagagtgcaactcggtgttaagtcccagcccccttggtgggctgataaaatagactctcacatggaagcagacacacaaagaagatacacagaggatcctgaggccctgggaagagagatgagcctgataatctacagctgaccttgtgaagagaacagagcaggtgagcccagaaagaaatgagcccctgggACTGAGAAGATCCTTATGTCAGTCTATAGCTGACATCAGAAGCTgtgaccacagagccttaagaggaagaaggaaggctgaaccctcacagtcgcctgccatcttgtttcaacacatggcaacagagctagggtgagaaagtaccacttatggtaccttgagttggactcttcaggaccttgtgactcttaacttctaccccaaataaataccttttataaaagcaacagatttcttgtacttttcatcaacaccccttttgactgactaatataactCCTGAGAACATACTCTTCtggttttcctcctttctctttgagcactcatttttatttttagtctttttttgcTAGTTCTTCATCTTCAACCTGACTCCTACATTTTGGAGTTCCTCAAAGCTCAATCCTAAGACCTCTTACCTTCTCATACTTAGAATCACTCTTGATGACCTCATCCAGGTTCACTGCTTTAAATACCATACCATACATACACTGATTTGACACTTCCCCAAACTCTTAAGCATTTCAAACTTATCATGTCCAAAACTGAACCTCTAATTCGGCCCCACCCTCTAGCTCTAAACTGTACCTATTTTAGTCTTCTCCATTTTGGTAAATGGTAACTTTACCCCTCCATTTAATTATTTAGGCCAAAAACACTGGTGTCATCCTTGACTCACCCCCTCCTTTACATCCACATTCAATCCCAACAAATAATATCAGGCCGATCTATACAATATATCTAGAATCTGACCACTTTTCATTACCTTCATGGCTATCACTCTGCTCTGAGCCACCTTTATCCCTTGCTTGGATTATTACAATAATCTCCTAACTTGTTTTACTAATTGTGTCCTTGTCTCCCTTCAGTCTATTCTCAatacagcagccagagtgattcTGTTAAAACGTTTGTCGGATAATCTTGCATTAATGTCAAAGAACACacactatatcaatgctaagggtcaataatagaggGTATGGGACTTTTTCtcttggactaaggaaaacgCTAAAAAATGTATTGAGGAGGCTATGACTTcaaaattctgtgatgaaagtgagagccactgaaagTATACTTAGGATAGacatacaaggcatgggactatataacacagtgaactatgTGGTGGAATATGGAATGTGATTAACAGCACACAACTGAAAGGGTTTTCTTTCaggtacaatactaatacatggtgttaatataGGTGGTGTATGTAAAAAATATACCgaagtaaactatagtccatagttagtggtaatagtctgatgatctttcaacatctgtaataaatgttccacggtaatgcaaggtgttggaggaggggtgctgtatgggaatgcTGCACACTATGTATGACTGTTTCGTAAGCTCataacttccctaataaaaaaatgtacatatatataagtTAGATCATACCTCTCCCCTACTCAAAATCCTCCAATGGCCTCCCatcttcatcaaaataaaaaagtccCTATAATGGGtactggatttttctttttgaagtaataaaaatataacttaaaattgattgtagtgatgaatgcacactctgcaattatactaaaagccactgactgtacactttggatggatcataTGGTACATGAATAAAgtcattaaaacaaaaacaacatccCTACAATGGTCTACACACCCTAAATGATATGGTTACCAGCTGCCTTTCTAAATTTACCACTTACAATTCTCCCTATTACTCAGCTCCAGTCACACTGGCATGCTCCCACTTCAAGGCCTATGTACTTgctgttctctctgcctagaaTGTTCTTTTAGGCATGATTTCCTTCCTCATTCATTTCAGGTTTCTGCTCAAAAATCACCTTATCAAAAGAGACTTTCCCTAACTGTCATATGTAAAACAGCAGCCTCTTACACCTCCACTTCAGCACTTCCTATCCCCCTTACCCTGTTTTTTTATCCATAGCACTTACATATAAAACACTgacatataaaatatttcctaGCTTAGTTATTTACGGCATGTCTCCTTCCATTACTACATAAACTCCATTAGGACAgggactttgttttgttcactgctgagtCTAAGTGCTTTTCACATAAAAATGTGaatttttgttgaataaatgaatgaatcacaGAGACTACAAAATCAAAATTGTCAGAATGAAACTGAATTTTCAATTTGCCTTTGAGTCTACTCCTTTCTAACTTTCCAGGAGTAATAGGtccactgaatttttaaaattttatttttt
Protein-coding sequences here:
- the RIOK2 gene encoding serine/threonine-protein kinase RIO2 isoform X2; translation: MGVGKESDIYIVASEEEKQFALKLHRLGRTSFRNLKNKRDYHKHRHKMSWLYLSRLSAMKEFAYMKVLYERKFPVPKPIDYNRHAVVMELINGYPLCQIHHVEDPALLYNEAMELIVKLANHGLIHGDFNEFNLILDKDDHITMIDFPQMVSTSHPNAEWYFDRDVKCIRDFFMKRFSYESELYPTFSDIRRTDSLDVEVSASGYTKEMQADDELLHPLGPDDKNNEERSEFSFSDEEVSGKAKVCRSEIESEQDSLGESDGCYYRSSGDLEQIKEDDLSEERADTHNFEMTEFTEALEEIKRQVVENSSETEFSEEENRPEDDIKQDGQTSQGEIPAGCEEYEGERPRLIALSALNKEFRPFRDEENMGDIVNQYRTRTLSVTSAGSVVSCSTIPPELVKQKVKRQLTKQQKATVRRRLQKGEANVFTKQRRENIQNIKSSLEAASFWGE
- the RIOK2 gene encoding serine/threonine-protein kinase RIO2 isoform X1, producing the protein MGKVNVARLRYLSRDDFRVLTAVEMGMKNHEIVPCSLIASIASLKHGGCNKILRELVKHKLIAWERTKTVQGYRLTNAGYDYLALKTLSSRQVVESVGNQMGVGKESDIYIVASEEEKQFALKLHRLGRTSFRNLKNKRDYHKHRHKMSWLYLSRLSAMKEFAYMKVLYERKFPVPKPIDYNRHAVVMELINGYPLCQIHHVEDPALLYNEAMELIVKLANHGLIHGDFNEFNLILDKDDHITMIDFPQMVSTSHPNAEWYFDRDVKCIRDFFMKRFSYESELYPTFSDIRRTDSLDVEVSASGYTKEMQADDELLHPLGPDDKNNEERSEFSFSDEEVSGKAKVCRSEIESEQDSLGESDGCYYRSSGDLEQIKEDDLSEERADTHNFEMTEFTEALEEIKRQVVENSSETEFSEEENRPEDDIKQDGQTSQGEIPAGCEEYEGERPRLIALSALNKEFRPFRDEENMGDIVNQYRTRTLSVTSAGSVVSCSTIPPELVKQKVKRQLTKQQKATVRRRLQKGEANVFTKQRRENIQNIKSSLEAASFWGE